The Micromonospora krabiensis genome window below encodes:
- a CDS encoding transketolase-like TK C-terminal-containing protein, translating into MNQHDLDVLDEIQRRVLWLATRIVDAANHDRRTGDGVKVGGHQASSASLVTAMTALWFAHLDAADRVAVKPHASPVFHAIQYLLGNLDRPYLTTLRARGGLQSYPSRTKDPDEVDFSTGSVGLGAAAPLFAAATRRYVDAHFGPRPRSRFVALIGDAELDEGNIWEAVADPATTGLGDVMWLVDFNRQSLDRVVPGVRINQWRGQFEAAGWHVVEVKYGRRLAEAYGRPGGAALRDWIDAMPNEQYQSLFGLAGPALRKQFLDGAPDGIESFIADIPDDELGPLVTDLGGHDLAALLDAYAQCDAVTDRPSVVFAYTVKGWGLPIAGNPRNHSQLLTGEQVDALRAAHGLTPETEWDRLDPATPAGIRAGERREALSRAPRRRALGVTVPETTKVRANKPVSTQEVFGRVLVDLARDPEVGRYLVTTAPDVATSTNLAGFINKTGVFAPTARRSWTEDRMLRWTEGPSGQHIELGISEMNLFLLLGQLGLAWDLSGQPLLPIGTVYDPFVLRGLDAFLYGTYSGSRFVVAGTPSGITLAPEGGAHQSTITASVGLELPGVTFVEPAYAVTLDWLLCDALGQIAAGSPASATAAPAEDGAYYFRLSTRPIDQAPFEAARARLGDAVLRRQVVAGAYRLVDAHQAHPHLADAPVVQLAASGAVLPEVLAAAAELADEGIAAHVVDITSLDRLYRAWQRTLRQGVRTATVPSVPGALRAAFDPRSPIVTVHDAASHAMAWLGSALGVPGVPLGVDEFGQSGSVAELYELHDLLPGSIVNAALAALSLR; encoded by the coding sequence GTGAACCAGCACGACCTCGACGTCCTCGACGAGATCCAGCGGCGGGTGCTCTGGCTCGCCACCCGCATCGTGGACGCGGCCAACCACGACCGGCGGACCGGCGACGGCGTGAAGGTCGGCGGCCACCAGGCGTCCAGCGCGTCGCTGGTCACCGCGATGACCGCGCTCTGGTTCGCGCACCTGGACGCCGCCGACCGGGTGGCGGTCAAGCCGCACGCCTCTCCGGTGTTCCACGCCATCCAGTACCTGCTGGGCAACCTGGACCGCCCGTACCTGACGACGCTGCGCGCGCGGGGTGGCCTCCAGTCGTACCCGTCGCGCACGAAGGACCCGGACGAGGTGGACTTCTCCACCGGCTCCGTCGGGCTGGGCGCGGCGGCCCCGCTGTTCGCCGCGGCCACCCGCCGCTACGTCGACGCGCACTTCGGCCCCCGCCCGCGGTCCCGGTTCGTCGCGCTGATCGGCGACGCCGAGCTGGACGAGGGCAATATCTGGGAGGCGGTCGCCGACCCGGCCACCACGGGCCTCGGCGACGTGATGTGGCTGGTGGACTTCAACCGGCAGTCCCTGGACCGAGTGGTCCCGGGGGTGCGGATCAACCAGTGGCGGGGGCAGTTCGAGGCCGCCGGCTGGCACGTGGTCGAGGTCAAGTACGGCCGTCGGCTGGCCGAGGCGTACGGCCGGCCGGGCGGCGCGGCGCTGCGCGACTGGATCGACGCGATGCCCAACGAGCAGTACCAGTCGCTGTTCGGGCTGGCCGGGCCGGCGCTGCGCAAGCAGTTCCTCGACGGCGCGCCGGACGGCATCGAGTCGTTCATCGCCGACATCCCCGACGACGAGCTGGGTCCGCTCGTCACCGACCTGGGCGGGCACGACCTCGCGGCGCTGCTCGACGCGTACGCCCAGTGCGATGCGGTCACCGACCGGCCCAGCGTGGTGTTCGCGTACACGGTCAAGGGGTGGGGCCTGCCGATCGCGGGCAACCCGCGCAACCACTCGCAGCTGCTCACCGGCGAGCAGGTCGACGCCCTGCGCGCCGCGCACGGCCTGACCCCGGAGACCGAGTGGGACCGGCTCGACCCGGCCACCCCGGCCGGAATCCGGGCCGGCGAGCGCCGGGAGGCGCTGTCCCGCGCGCCGCGCCGGCGGGCGCTGGGGGTCACCGTTCCGGAGACCACCAAGGTACGCGCGAACAAGCCCGTCTCGACGCAGGAGGTCTTCGGCCGGGTGCTGGTGGACCTGGCCCGGGACCCGGAGGTGGGTCGCTATCTGGTGACCACCGCCCCGGACGTGGCGACCTCCACCAACCTCGCCGGGTTCATCAACAAGACCGGGGTGTTCGCCCCGACGGCGCGGCGGTCCTGGACGGAGGACCGGATGCTGCGCTGGACCGAGGGCCCGTCCGGGCAGCACATCGAGCTGGGCATCTCGGAGATGAACCTGTTCCTGCTGCTGGGTCAGCTCGGCCTGGCCTGGGACCTGTCCGGCCAGCCGCTGCTGCCGATCGGCACGGTCTACGACCCGTTCGTGCTCCGCGGCCTCGACGCGTTCCTCTACGGCACCTACTCCGGCTCCCGGTTCGTGGTGGCCGGCACCCCGTCGGGCATCACCCTGGCCCCCGAGGGCGGCGCCCACCAGTCGACCATCACCGCCTCCGTCGGGCTGGAGCTGCCCGGGGTGACGTTCGTGGAGCCCGCGTACGCGGTCACCCTGGACTGGCTGCTCTGCGACGCCCTCGGCCAGATCGCCGCCGGCTCGCCGGCCTCCGCGACGGCCGCCCCCGCCGAGGACGGCGCGTACTACTTCCGGCTCAGCACCCGGCCGATCGACCAGGCGCCGTTCGAGGCGGCCCGGGCCCGCCTCGGCGACGCGGTGCTGCGCCGGCAGGTGGTCGCCGGCGCGTACCGGCTGGTCGACGCCCACCAGGCCCACCCGCACCTGGCCGACGCGCCGGTCGTGCAGCTCGCCGCCTCCGGCGCGGTGCTGCCGGAGGTGCTGGCCGCGGCGGCGGAGCTCGCCGACGAGGGCATCGCCGCGCACGTCGTCGACATCACCTCGCTGGACCGGCTCTACCGGGCGTGGCAGCGCACGCTGCGGCAGGGCGTCCGCACGGCGACCGTGCCGAGCGTGCCGGGCGCGCTGCGCGCGGCCTTCGACCCTCGGTCGCCGATCGTCACCGTGCACGACGCCGCGTCGCACGCGATGGCGTGGCTCGGGTCGGCCCTGGGCGTCCCGGGGGTGCCGCTCGGCGTGGACGAGTTCGGCCAGTCCGGCAGCGTCGCGGAGCTGTACGAGCTGCACGACCTGCTGCCCGGCAGCATCGTCAACGCCGCCCTGGCCGCGCTCTCCCTGCGCTGA
- the gatB gene encoding Asp-tRNA(Asn)/Glu-tRNA(Gln) amidotransferase subunit GatB, with product MTTTLPAYDEVVARYEPVIGLETHVELGTRTKMWCGCPTDFGGEPNTRVCPVCLGLPGSLPVANKAAIEATIRIGLALNCSIAEWCRFARKNYFYPDMPKNFQISQYDEPLCFDGYLDVEVNGETVRIGIERVHLEEDTGKTLHVGGATGRIHGATESLVDYNRAGIPLVEIVTKPIPGTGALAPEVARAYVTELRDVIRSLGVSDVRMEEGSLRCDVNTSLNLPGEEWGTRTETKNVNSLRSVERAVRSEMLRQASVLDAGGRITQETRHFHEDTGDTTPGRSKETATDYRYFPEPDLVPLAPDTAWVAELKAALPELPRLRRKRIQQDWGLSDLDMQSVVNAGAVELIEATVAAGATPAAARKWWLGELSRRANETGVDLADIGATPAQVAELQGLVDAGKLNDKLARTVLEGVVAGEGSPTEIMTNRNLEVVSDTGALTAAVDEAIAANPAIADKVRSGKVAAAGALVGAVMKATRGQADAATVRTLILERLGAEG from the coding sequence ATGACGACGACGCTGCCCGCGTACGACGAGGTCGTCGCGCGCTACGAGCCGGTGATCGGCCTGGAGACCCACGTCGAGTTGGGCACCCGCACCAAGATGTGGTGCGGCTGCCCGACCGACTTCGGCGGCGAGCCGAACACCCGGGTCTGCCCGGTCTGCCTGGGCCTGCCCGGTTCGCTGCCGGTGGCCAACAAGGCGGCCATCGAGGCGACCATCCGGATCGGCCTGGCGCTGAACTGCTCGATTGCCGAGTGGTGCCGGTTCGCCCGGAAGAACTACTTCTACCCGGACATGCCGAAGAACTTCCAGATCAGCCAGTACGACGAGCCGCTGTGCTTCGACGGCTACCTGGACGTCGAGGTGAACGGCGAGACCGTGCGGATCGGCATCGAGCGGGTGCACCTGGAGGAGGACACCGGCAAGACGCTGCACGTCGGTGGCGCCACCGGCCGCATCCACGGTGCGACCGAGTCGCTGGTCGACTACAACCGCGCCGGCATCCCGCTCGTGGAGATCGTCACCAAGCCGATCCCGGGAACCGGTGCGCTCGCGCCCGAGGTGGCTCGCGCGTACGTCACCGAGCTGCGCGACGTGATCCGCTCCCTGGGCGTATCCGACGTCCGGATGGAGGAGGGTTCGCTGCGCTGCGACGTGAACACGTCGCTGAACCTCCCCGGCGAGGAGTGGGGCACCCGTACCGAGACGAAGAACGTCAACTCGCTGCGGTCGGTGGAGCGGGCGGTCCGCTCGGAGATGCTGCGCCAGGCGTCCGTGCTGGACGCGGGCGGCCGGATCACGCAGGAGACCCGGCACTTCCACGAGGACACCGGCGACACCACCCCGGGCCGGTCCAAGGAGACCGCCACCGACTACCGGTACTTCCCGGAACCGGACCTGGTGCCGCTCGCGCCGGACACCGCCTGGGTCGCCGAGCTGAAGGCCGCCCTGCCGGAGCTGCCGCGGCTGCGCCGCAAGCGGATCCAGCAGGACTGGGGCCTGTCGGACCTGGACATGCAGTCGGTGGTCAACGCCGGCGCGGTGGAGCTGATCGAGGCGACCGTGGCGGCGGGCGCCACCCCGGCCGCCGCCCGCAAGTGGTGGCTGGGTGAGCTGTCCCGGCGGGCCAACGAGACCGGCGTGGACCTGGCCGACATCGGCGCCACCCCGGCGCAGGTCGCCGAGCTGCAGGGCCTGGTCGACGCCGGCAAGCTCAACGACAAGCTGGCCCGGACCGTCCTGGAGGGCGTGGTGGCCGGCGAGGGCTCGCCGACCGAGATCATGACCAACCGCAACCTGGAGGTCGTCTCGGACACCGGCGCGCTCACCGCCGCCGTGGACGAGGCCATCGCCGCCAACCCGGCCATCGCCGACAAGGTCCGCAGCGGCAAGGTCGCCGCAGCGGGCGCGCTGGTCGGCGCGGTCATGAAGGCCACCCGCGGCCAGGCCGACGCCGCGACCGTCCGCACCCTGATCCTGGAGCGCCTGGGCGCCGAGGGCTGA
- the gatA gene encoding Asp-tRNA(Asn)/Glu-tRNA(Gln) amidotransferase subunit GatA has protein sequence MSDLTRMTAAEIAGLVAGGETSAVEVTQAHLDRIAAVDEQVHAFLHVDGEGALAAARAVDERRAAGEPLGPLAGVPVAVKDVLATKGVPTTVGSKILEGWRPPYDATIVERLRAAGTVMLGKTNMDEFAMGSSTEYSAYGPTRNPWDLSRIPGGSGGGSSAALAAYEAPLAIGSDTGGSIRQPGAVTGTVGAKPTYGGTSRYGLVAFSSSLDTPGPCARTVLDAALLHHAIAGHDPRDSTSIPQPVPDVVAAAKLGATGDLTGVRLGVVSEFMGEGAEPGVMAAFREAVDTLTKLGAEIVEVSCPHFTYALPAYYLIAPSECSSNLARFDGVRFGLRVGDDGNRSLEEVMSLTREAGFGPEVKRRIMIGTYALSSGYYDAYYGQAQKVRTLITRDFTAAFEQVDALISPTTPFVAFPIGARTSDPYQMYLADLFTIPTNLYGGPGISVPCGLSEGLPVGLQVMAPTMADDRMYRVAAALESAVGTFTPPAL, from the coding sequence ATGAGCGACCTGACCAGAATGACCGCGGCGGAGATCGCCGGGCTGGTGGCCGGCGGGGAGACCTCCGCCGTCGAGGTCACCCAGGCCCACCTCGACCGGATCGCCGCGGTCGACGAGCAGGTGCACGCGTTCCTGCACGTCGACGGCGAGGGCGCGCTGGCCGCGGCGCGCGCGGTGGACGAGCGTCGGGCGGCCGGCGAGCCGCTCGGGCCGCTCGCGGGCGTGCCGGTCGCGGTGAAGGACGTGCTCGCCACCAAGGGCGTGCCGACCACCGTCGGCTCCAAGATCCTGGAGGGCTGGCGGCCGCCGTACGACGCCACCATCGTCGAGCGGCTGCGGGCCGCCGGCACGGTGATGCTCGGCAAGACGAACATGGACGAGTTCGCGATGGGCTCCTCCACCGAATACTCGGCGTACGGCCCGACCCGCAACCCGTGGGACCTCAGCCGGATCCCCGGCGGCTCGGGTGGCGGCAGCTCGGCGGCCCTGGCCGCGTACGAGGCGCCGCTGGCGATCGGCTCGGACACCGGCGGCTCGATCCGCCAGCCCGGCGCGGTCACCGGCACCGTGGGCGCGAAGCCGACCTACGGCGGCACGTCCCGCTACGGGCTGGTGGCGTTCTCGTCGTCGCTGGACACGCCCGGCCCGTGCGCGCGTACGGTGCTCGACGCCGCGCTGCTGCACCATGCCATCGCCGGACACGACCCGCGTGACTCGACGTCGATCCCGCAGCCGGTGCCCGACGTGGTGGCGGCGGCGAAGCTCGGCGCGACCGGCGACCTGACCGGTGTGAGGCTCGGCGTCGTCAGCGAGTTCATGGGCGAGGGCGCCGAGCCGGGTGTCATGGCGGCGTTCCGCGAGGCCGTCGACACGCTCACCAAGCTGGGCGCCGAGATCGTCGAGGTCTCCTGCCCGCACTTCACGTACGCGCTGCCGGCGTACTACCTGATCGCCCCGAGCGAGTGCTCCTCCAACCTGGCCCGGTTCGACGGCGTCCGGTTCGGCCTGCGGGTCGGCGACGACGGCAACCGGTCGCTGGAGGAGGTCATGTCGCTGACCCGCGAGGCCGGCTTCGGGCCCGAGGTCAAGCGCCGCATCATGATCGGGACGTACGCGCTGTCGTCGGGTTACTACGACGCCTACTACGGACAGGCGCAGAAGGTCCGTACGCTCATCACCCGGGACTTCACCGCGGCGTTCGAGCAGGTGGACGCGCTGATCTCGCCGACCACCCCGTTCGTGGCATTCCCGATCGGGGCGCGCACCTCCGACCCGTACCAGATGTACCTGGCCGACCTGTTCACCATCCCGACGAACCTGTACGGCGGCCCCGGCATCTCGGTGCCGTGCGGCCTGTCCGAGGGGCTGCCGGTGGGTCTGCAGGTGATGGCCCCGACGATGGCCGACGACCGGATGTACCGGGTCGCCGCCGCGCTGGAGAGCGCGGTCGGCACGTTCACCCCACCGGCACTGTGA
- the gatC gene encoding Asp-tRNA(Asn)/Glu-tRNA(Gln) amidotransferase subunit GatC, with protein sequence MAAISREEVAHLARLSRLAVTEEELDTFAGQLDVILQAVAQVGKVAAADIPPTSHSVPLTNVLREDVETPCLTPEEALSGAPDAEEQRFRVPRILNEDLAS encoded by the coding sequence ATGGCCGCCATCTCCCGCGAGGAGGTCGCGCACCTCGCGCGCCTGTCGCGGCTCGCCGTCACCGAGGAGGAGCTGGACACGTTCGCCGGCCAGCTCGACGTGATCCTCCAGGCGGTCGCCCAGGTCGGCAAGGTCGCCGCGGCGGACATCCCGCCGACGTCGCACTCGGTGCCGCTGACGAACGTCCTCCGCGAGGACGTCGAGACGCCGTGCCTGACCCCCGAGGAGGCGTTGTCCGGCGCGCCGGACGCCGAGGAGCAGCGGTTCCGCGTACCGCGGATCCTGAACGAGGACCTGGCGTCATGA
- a CDS encoding bifunctional diguanylate cyclase/phosphodiesterase, which yields MEVADPRNVVPAGRVAPFVTFIAAVLALALAFSAGPLATLPDQLAELPIAFWTMAALAVVCDARPFVPPGRRQSSAVFPSTCFTFAILLGWGLGPAVAVQAIAVIVSGWRLRHAAWRTAFNVGQYACALASAYAVIRFGPGPVFAGGELHGSDVVALGGATVAWFLVNYCLVSTAVRLRFGERWWPSFREGLAFELLSTGSLLLLAPVLVAAARTSAALIPLVLVPLFAVYRMARLTVEQQQLASLDPLTGLPNRKALLGEVAEQVHLHAERSVRGEPDGHLALLLIDLDRFKNVNDALGHAVGDRLLVEVSQRLTAVVAGRDMVARLGGDEFAIVMTGLVDVAEARELADRVVRTLAEPVPLDGLPLDVGGSIGIALFPEHGEDFATLMRHADVAMYDAKHRNDTVAVYAAESDHNSAERLGLLADLRRVLESGPTHEDDADSVTGASGVAGQGVGGFTSATGSTGTGGDDAQSVAGVRGGDGAALATADSPVPATAANPVPAVADADDDPARAPVAEKGGRAGRWRLRRRAGRPAVVPEDELISRIVTGADPIRGRAGRPAAIVDRGSVIDRRPANGRRPAANPVDAPDAGTGRPDAGTGGPDGGAGRFDGRDRVPRPARNGSPSAEPERPPGRPAADRPRSRRADRDGDADPAADAGEITMYYQPQIAIATGEVVGVEALLRWRHPRRGMVDPEELIRVAEQSAVMRLLTRRVVDDVVEQLAKWSAAGIGLRAALNVSVRDLHTGEIAEQIADRLARYGVPPERLQLEITEGALMADPRRVLATISRLHRIGVAIALDDFGTGYSSLQHLRRLPLSEVKVDRSFVLGMADDADDAAIVRSMIELAGALGLRVVAEGVEDERTWRMLHAAGCDAAQGWFYARPMPAEELATWLARYRPLRPTGGPDAGGPRRPAR from the coding sequence ATGGAGGTCGCCGACCCGCGCAACGTCGTCCCGGCCGGACGGGTGGCGCCGTTCGTCACCTTCATCGCCGCCGTCCTGGCACTGGCCCTGGCGTTCTCGGCCGGTCCACTGGCGACGCTGCCGGATCAGCTGGCCGAGCTGCCGATCGCGTTCTGGACCATGGCGGCGCTCGCGGTCGTCTGTGACGCCCGGCCGTTCGTCCCGCCCGGTCGTCGGCAGTCGTCGGCGGTCTTCCCGTCGACCTGCTTCACCTTCGCCATCCTGCTCGGCTGGGGGCTGGGACCGGCGGTGGCGGTGCAGGCGATCGCCGTGATCGTGTCCGGCTGGCGCCTGCGCCACGCCGCCTGGCGCACCGCGTTCAACGTCGGCCAGTACGCGTGCGCGCTGGCCTCGGCGTACGCGGTCATCCGGTTCGGCCCGGGCCCGGTCTTCGCCGGCGGCGAGCTGCACGGGTCCGACGTGGTGGCGTTGGGCGGGGCGACGGTGGCCTGGTTCCTCGTCAACTACTGCCTGGTCAGCACCGCCGTGCGGCTCCGCTTCGGGGAGCGGTGGTGGCCGAGCTTCCGGGAAGGGCTGGCGTTCGAGCTGCTCTCCACGGGGTCGCTGCTGCTGCTCGCGCCGGTGCTGGTCGCCGCGGCCCGCACGAGCGCGGCCCTGATCCCGCTGGTGCTGGTGCCGCTGTTCGCCGTCTACCGGATGGCCCGGCTGACCGTGGAGCAGCAGCAGTTGGCGTCGCTCGACCCGCTCACCGGCCTGCCCAACCGCAAGGCGCTGCTGGGTGAGGTCGCCGAGCAGGTCCACCTGCACGCTGAACGGTCGGTGCGCGGAGAGCCCGACGGCCACCTTGCGCTGCTCCTGATCGACCTGGATCGGTTCAAGAACGTCAACGACGCCCTCGGGCACGCTGTGGGCGACCGCCTGCTGGTCGAGGTCAGCCAGCGACTGACCGCCGTGGTCGCCGGCCGGGACATGGTCGCCCGGCTGGGCGGTGACGAGTTCGCCATCGTGATGACCGGGCTCGTCGACGTCGCCGAGGCCCGCGAGTTGGCCGACCGGGTGGTGCGGACGCTCGCCGAGCCGGTGCCGCTGGACGGCCTGCCGCTGGACGTCGGCGGTTCGATCGGCATCGCGCTCTTTCCCGAGCACGGCGAGGACTTCGCCACGCTGATGCGTCACGCCGACGTGGCCATGTACGACGCGAAACACCGCAACGACACCGTGGCGGTGTACGCCGCCGAGTCCGACCACAACTCCGCCGAACGTCTGGGCCTGCTGGCCGACCTGCGCCGCGTGCTGGAGTCCGGTCCCACGCACGAGGACGACGCCGACAGCGTCACCGGCGCGAGCGGCGTCGCCGGTCAGGGCGTCGGCGGGTTCACCTCCGCGACCGGGTCGACGGGAACCGGCGGGGACGACGCGCAGTCGGTCGCTGGTGTACGGGGCGGCGACGGCGCCGCGCTCGCCACCGCCGACAGTCCGGTACCGGCCACCGCCGCCAACCCGGTGCCGGCCGTCGCCGACGCGGACGACGATCCGGCGCGTGCCCCCGTCGCCGAGAAGGGCGGTCGGGCGGGGCGGTGGCGACTGCGTCGTCGGGCCGGTCGCCCGGCGGTGGTGCCGGAGGACGAGCTGATCAGCCGGATCGTGACCGGCGCGGACCCGATCCGCGGGCGGGCCGGCCGTCCCGCCGCGATCGTCGACCGTGGCTCGGTCATCGACCGGAGGCCCGCCAACGGCCGTCGACCGGCGGCGAACCCGGTCGACGCCCCCGACGCCGGTACGGGAAGACCTGACGCCGGCACGGGTGGGCCCGACGGAGGTGCCGGAAGGTTCGACGGCCGGGACAGGGTGCCCCGGCCGGCCCGCAATGGTTCCCCGTCCGCGGAACCGGAGCGTCCGCCCGGCCGCCCGGCCGCCGACCGGCCGCGGAGCCGGCGCGCCGACCGGGATGGGGACGCCGACCCGGCCGCCGACGCGGGCGAGATCACCATGTACTACCAACCGCAGATCGCCATCGCCACCGGCGAAGTGGTGGGTGTGGAGGCCCTGCTGCGCTGGCGGCACCCGCGGCGCGGCATGGTCGACCCGGAGGAGTTGATCCGGGTCGCCGAGCAGAGCGCGGTGATGCGGCTGCTCACCCGGCGGGTGGTGGACGACGTGGTGGAGCAGTTGGCCAAGTGGTCGGCCGCCGGCATCGGGCTGCGGGCCGCGCTCAACGTCAGCGTCCGGGACCTGCACACCGGCGAGATCGCCGAGCAGATCGCGGACCGGCTGGCCCGGTACGGCGTACCGCCGGAACGGCTGCAACTGGAGATCACCGAGGGGGCCCTGATGGCCGACCCCCGGCGGGTGCTGGCCACCATCTCCCGGCTGCACCGCATCGGCGTGGCCATCGCGCTGGACGACTTCGGCACCGGCTACTCGTCCCTGCAGCATCTGCGCCGGCTGCCGCTGTCCGAGGTCAAGGTGGACCGCAGTTTCGTCCTGGGGATGGCCGACGACGCCGACGACGCGGCGATCGTCCGGTCGATGATCGAGCTGGCCGGGGCCCTCGGCCTGCGGGTCGTCGCCGAGGGCGTGGAGGACGAGCGGACCTGGCGGATGCTGCACGCCGCCGGCTGCGACGCCGCGCAGGGTTGGTTCTACGCCCGCCCGATGCCGGCCGAGGAGCTGGCCACCTGGCTGGCGCGCTACCGCCCGCTGCGTCCCACCGGCGGCCCCGACGCGGGCGGCCCGCGCCGGCCCGCCCGGTAG
- the ligA gene encoding NAD-dependent DNA ligase LigA yields MSEEQIGQQVSAAQEAAAGGEPTPEARERHATLSGELTEHQYRYYVLDSPTISDAEFDRQLRELEALEAQFPALRTPDSPTQRVGGTFSTDFTPVTHAERMLSLDNAFADEELAAWAERVERDAGGPVPYLCELKVDGLAINLTYEGGRLVRAATRGDGRTGEDVTANVRSIRDVPGRLTPSAEFPEVPDLLEVRGEIYFPVAAFADLNAGLVEQGRAPFANPRNAAAGSLRQKDPRVTASRPLRLVVHGIGARRGFQPAAQSESYAALKAWGLPTSDRWRVVDDLAGVADYIAYYGKHRHDVEHEIDGVVVKVDPVSIQGRLGSTSRAPRWAIAFKYPPQEVTTKLLDIDVNVGRTGRVTPFAVLEPVRVAGSTVALATLHNAREVERKGVLIGDTVVLRKAGDVIPEVLGPVVDLRPADARPFVMPTTCPACGTPLAPAKESDVDIRCPNGRACPGQIRERVFYLASRKVLDIEVLGEKGAAALLDAQIITNEGDLFQLDAEQLSRSPFFVNKDGSLGSNATKLLDNLAVAKERDLWRVLVALSIRHVGPTAAQALARHFRSVEAIDRASEEELSSVDGVGPTIAASIREWFAVDWHREVVRKWAEAGVRMAEEAVDEGPRPLEGLTVVVTGTLAGFSRDQAAEAVQSRGGKVSGSVSKKTSFVVVGDNPGSKADKAASLKVPVLDEDGFRRLLDEGPEAARAVARIEG; encoded by the coding sequence GTGTCCGAGGAGCAGATCGGCCAGCAGGTCAGCGCGGCGCAGGAGGCGGCGGCGGGCGGCGAGCCGACGCCGGAGGCGCGGGAGCGGCACGCCACGCTGAGCGGTGAGCTGACCGAGCACCAATACCGCTACTACGTGCTCGACTCGCCCACCATCTCCGACGCCGAGTTCGACCGGCAGCTGCGGGAGCTGGAGGCGCTGGAGGCGCAGTTCCCCGCGCTGCGCACCCCCGACTCGCCGACGCAGCGGGTCGGCGGCACGTTCTCCACCGACTTCACCCCGGTCACCCACGCGGAGCGGATGCTCTCGCTCGACAACGCGTTCGCCGACGAGGAATTGGCCGCGTGGGCCGAGCGGGTCGAGCGCGACGCGGGCGGCCCGGTGCCCTACCTGTGCGAGCTGAAGGTGGACGGCCTGGCCATCAACCTCACCTACGAGGGCGGTCGGCTGGTCCGCGCGGCGACCCGTGGCGACGGCCGCACCGGCGAGGACGTGACGGCCAACGTCCGCAGCATCCGGGACGTGCCAGGCCGGCTCACCCCGTCCGCCGAGTTTCCCGAGGTGCCCGATCTCCTGGAGGTCCGGGGCGAGATCTACTTCCCGGTGGCGGCCTTCGCCGACCTCAACGCCGGTCTGGTCGAGCAGGGCCGGGCCCCGTTCGCCAACCCGCGCAACGCCGCCGCCGGCAGTCTCCGCCAGAAGGACCCCCGGGTCACCGCCTCGCGGCCACTGCGCCTCGTGGTGCACGGCATCGGCGCCCGGCGCGGCTTCCAGCCCGCGGCGCAGTCCGAGTCCTATGCCGCGCTCAAGGCGTGGGGCCTGCCCACCAGCGACCGCTGGAGGGTGGTGGACGACCTCGCCGGGGTCGCGGACTACATCGCCTACTACGGCAAGCACCGGCACGACGTCGAGCACGAGATCGACGGCGTGGTGGTCAAGGTCGACCCGGTGTCGATCCAGGGCCGGCTCGGCTCGACCAGCCGCGCGCCCCGCTGGGCCATCGCGTTCAAATACCCGCCACAGGAGGTGACCACCAAGCTGCTCGACATCGACGTCAACGTCGGGCGCACCGGACGGGTCACCCCGTTCGCCGTCCTCGAACCGGTCCGGGTGGCCGGCTCCACCGTCGCGCTGGCCACCCTGCACAACGCCCGCGAGGTCGAACGCAAGGGCGTGCTGATCGGTGACACGGTGGTGCTGCGCAAGGCCGGCGACGTGATCCCCGAGGTGCTCGGCCCGGTGGTCGACCTGCGCCCGGCCGACGCCCGACCGTTCGTCATGCCGACCACCTGCCCGGCCTGCGGCACGCCGCTCGCGCCGGCTAAGGAGAGCGACGTCGACATCCGCTGCCCCAACGGCCGGGCCTGCCCGGGGCAGATCCGCGAGCGCGTCTTCTACCTGGCCAGCCGCAAGGTGCTCGACATCGAGGTGCTCGGCGAGAAGGGTGCCGCGGCGCTGCTGGACGCGCAGATCATCACGAACGAGGGCGACCTGTTCCAGCTCGACGCCGAGCAGTTGAGCCGTTCGCCGTTCTTCGTCAACAAGGACGGCAGCCTGGGCAGCAACGCGACGAAGCTGCTCGACAACCTGGCCGTCGCGAAGGAACGCGACCTGTGGCGCGTGCTGGTCGCGCTCTCCATCCGCCACGTCGGCCCCACGGCCGCGCAGGCGCTCGCCCGGCACTTCCGGTCCGTGGAGGCGATCGACAGGGCCAGCGAGGAGGAACTGTCCTCGGTCGACGGGGTGGGCCCGACCATCGCCGCCAGCATCCGGGAGTGGTTCGCGGTCGACTGGCACCGCGAGGTCGTCCGCAAGTGGGCCGAGGCCGGCGTACGCATGGCGGAGGAGGCGGTCGACGAGGGGCCGCGTCCGCTGGAGGGGCTCACCGTGGTGGTCACCGGCACGCTGGCCGGGTTCTCCCGCGACCAGGCCGCCGAGGCCGTGCAGAGCCGGGGCGGCAAGGTGAGCGGCTCGGTCTCCAAGAAGACCAGCTTCGTGGTGGTCGGTGACAACCCGGGCTCCAAGGCCGACAAGGCGGCGTCCCTCAAGGTGCCGGTCCTCGACGAGGACGGCTTCCGCCGGCTGCTCGACGAGGGCCCGGAGGCGGCCCGCGCGGTGGCCCGCATCGAGGGCTGA